One Carcharodon carcharias isolate sCarCar2 chromosome 1, sCarCar2.pri, whole genome shotgun sequence DNA window includes the following coding sequences:
- the ostc gene encoding oligosaccharyltransferase complex subunit ostc encodes METVFALPFVVLECPNVKLKKPGWLHMPSAMTVYALVIISYFLITGGIIYDVIVEPPSVGSMTDEHGHQRPVAFLAYRVNGQYIMEGLASSFLFTMGGLGFIILDRSNAPNIPKLNRFLLLFIGFVSVLLSFFMARVFMRMKLPGYLMG; translated from the exons ATGGAGACGGTGTTCGCGCTGCCGTTTGTGGTGCTCGAATGTCCCAATGTGAAGCTTAAGAAGCCAGGATGGCTGCATATGCCATCCGCCATGACTGTATACGCGCTTGTCATCATCTCCTACTTCCTAATCACCGGCG GTATCATTTATGATGTCATTGTGGAGCCTCCAAGTGTGGGATCAATGACAGATGAACATGGCCACCAGAGGCCTGTCGCCTTCTTGGCATACAG AGTGAATGGACAGTACATTATGGAAGGTCTCGCTTCTAGTTTTCTGTTTACAATGGGAGGACTAGGGTTCATAATCTTGGATCGTTCAAATGCCCCCAACATTCCAAAACTGAATAGATTCCTGCTTTTGTTCATTGGTTTCGTCAGTGTCCTGTTGAGCTTCTTCATGGCCAGAGTCTTCATGAGAATGAAACTGCC